The Stigmatella aurantiaca DW4/3-1 genome contains the following window.
ACTGCACCCTGTTCAGCGCCCTCGCCGAGGGCGAAGTGTCCTTGAACGAAGCGCTCTCGGTGGTGGGCGAGGCGCACGCACGCATCCAAGCAGTGGAGGCGGTGCTGCCCGCGCCAGGAGCGGATGCGCCCCAGGCCGTTCTGCAACGGGCGCGCAGAGAAGACCTTGTTGAGAACGGAGGTCCTCTCTCCGATCAAAGCCGGGAGATGTGGACGCGGGCCGAGGACTGGCTCGACCGGCACTTCCGGGGACGGCAGCGGCGCCGCTGATGGCACCGGGAGCCATCCAAAAAACCGATGGCTCATCCTTTCTTCCGTCTGGTTTACGGATAGCTCCCGGCGCACCTTGAAGGGGTGATTCCTCATCCGCTGCCTTCTCCCTCCATGGGACGCCCAGAGCGCTGGAGCGCCGGACACCTGCTGGTGCCCCTGGGCGCGGCCCTCAGCCTCCTGCCCTTCATCTCCACGGGCGTCGCGCTGGTGGCGGGAGGACTGGTGGCCCTCACCATGGGCAACCCCTACGGGGAGCGCACCCGGCGAGCCATGCCCCTGCTGTTGTCTGTCGCGGTGGTGGGGCTGGGGGCCGGGATGGACTTGCGCGGGGTCGCCCGCGTGGGAGCCCAGGGCCTCCTCGTCACGCTGGCGAGCATCTCCGTGTGCCTTCTGCTGGGGACGGTGCTGGCCCGGACACTCGGGGTGTCCCGGCGTGTGGGCCTGCTCATCAGCGTCGGCACGGCCATCTGCGGGGGCAGTGCGATTGCCGCCGTCGTCCCGGTGCTTCGCCCGAAGGAGCAGGAGGTGTCCGTGGCGCTGGGAACGGTGTTCCTGCTCAATGCGGTGGCGCTCTTCGCCTTCCCCGCAGCGGGGCACGCGCTGGGATTGGACGCGGGCCAGTTTGGCCGCTGGTGTGCGCTGGCCATCCACGACACCAGCTCCGTGGTGGGCGCGGCCATGCAATACGGTCCCGAAGCGCTGGAGGTGGCCACGACGGTGAAGCTGGCACGTGCCCTGTGGATCGCCCCGCTGGCGCTGGCGCTCGAAGCCTGGCAGCGCAGAACCTCTGGACCAGAGAACCTGGGCAAGGCGAACAAGCCCTGGTTCATCCTCGGCTTTGTCATGGCCTCGGCCCTCGTGACCTGGGTTCCCCCTCTCCAGGCCACGGGGCACACCGTGGCGGCGGTGTCCAAGCAACTGCTGGTCCTGACACTGTTTCTTTTGGGAACCAACCTCTCCCGGAGCACGTTGAGCGCCGTGGGCGTGCGGCCCCTGGTCATGGGCCTGATTCTCTGGGGCAGCATGGCGGGCCTGAGCCTGGGCGTCCTCCAGAAATAGGCCGCCGGCTAACGCTGGGGGGGCACCGCGCGGGCATGCCTCAGGAAGTGACCGGCCAGCCCCGAAGGCGCATCCACCGGCAACACCCACGAGAACGCGCGATCCACCCGCAGGCCCGGGATGGCCAGCCGCTGGAACCGTCCCGACACCAGCTCCTCCTGAATGCTCCACCGCGACAGGAACCCCACCCCCAGGCCCAGCGCCACCGCGCCCTTGATCGCTTCGGTGCTCCCCAACTGGAGATCCCCCGCCTGAAGCCCGCGGCGCACCCCTGCCTTTCTCAGAGCACGCTCCAGCACGGCCCGGGTGCCCGACCCTGGCTCTCGCCAGATCAAGGGAACGCCTTGGAGCGCATCCACGGTCCGTATCCGGAGCAACTCTTCCGGAGCGCGCGAGGAGACCACGGGCACGAGCTCATCCTCCAAGTAGCGCTCGAGCCGAATGCGGGCTGCACGGGCATGCCCCTCGACCAGCCCCAGCGGCACGTTCCCGTCCGCCACCCAGCCTAACACTTGCGCGGTGTTGCCCACCTCCAGCCTCACCTGGAGCCCCCGGTGGACCTGGAGAAAGGAAGCCAGAAGCTCAGGCACGACATAGCTGGCGACGGTGGTACTCGCCGCCAAGACCAGCTCCCCTTCCAATGCCTCCTCGCCCGCGACCGCCAGCGCTGCTTGCTCCAGGAGTTGGTGGAGGCGCTGGGCGTACTCGAGCAGGGCCCGGCCGGCCTCGTTGACCTGAACGCCTCGGGCGGTACGGACCAGCAGAGGCCGGCCACAATCCCGCTCGAGCTGGCGCACCTGCGCGGTGACGGCGGGTTGGGACAGGTGCAGCAACCGCGAGGCCGCGGAGATCTGCCCCGAGAGGGCCACCACCCGGAAGGTTTCGAGGCGGCGTGGATCGAGGCGGGGAGACAGGAAGGCCTACTTCCTACAAAACGCAGCGAACCGGACATTTCTCATGGAGCGCTCCCAGGGACTTCACGCGTTGACAAGCTACGAGGCCACCTCCCATCGTGGCAAACAACGTCTCATCTGGGCAACCCATGAGGGTCGCCGAGTCGCATGGCGGGATGCCTGACAGAGCACGGGAAGTGCTGCGATACTTCGCGAAGGCACGTGCGGCGATGGAGGACAGCGAATGGCTCCGCGTCCTCTCCCCATCCTCGTCAAGCAGGGGGCCCGCGTCTCGCACTTCGTGCGCTCCCGCCGCGCCACCATGCGGTGCCGCTGTGTGCCGCAGGCGCGCATCGCGCGTGAGTGGGGTGTGACGGGGGAAGGCACGAACCTGTCAGACAAGCAGACAGGCTCCGCGAGGCTGCGACTGGCACGACGCCCTTGTGAATGCCTCAGAACGCGCTCCGCACGAAGTGCGGGAGATCCCAACTACCTGGGCAGCCCGCTGCACCGACTGGGCTTCAGCCCGCAGCGGCCGCCCACCCAGGCACGTGAGCAGGTGGGACCGGCTGCAGGCCCACCGCGCGGTGGACGTGAGGCGCTTCCTGCACACGGCGTCCAGGGGCTTAGCGGACCTGAATCGCGTCAGCGACCACCTGGTAGCCCGTCCCCGTCCAGCGGCTGACCTGCACCTTGTTCCAGCCAGCCGTGAAGCTCCAGGTGCCCAAGGTGTTCCACTTGCCACCATTCACCTGCTGGTTCACCTTGATGTTGGCCAGCTGGGTACCCGCCGCGTTCGAGACGATGAACGGCGCCGACGTGGAGCGATCCGTGGCCGACGTCCACCACGCATCGATGGTCTTCGTCGCCGCCGAAGGCAGGTAGAACCAGAAGGTCGCCGGGTCCGAGATCGCCTGCGTGGGCGCCACGAAATAGCCCGTGCCGTAGTAGCCCCCCACATTCGTGGACGAGACCCAGTTCGCGGAGACCTCGATGTAGCCCTTCGCGCTGTCGTTGTTCGAGTTGTTGCTGTCGATGATCAGCCCGCTGGGGGTCGTGCCGCCCCCGCCACAGTGGGCGTTGACCTTGTTGAGGTAGTCCGTCCACGGCCAGTTGGGACCCGGGTCCGTGCGGTTGTACGGCTGGAGCCGGCCGTGCGCCACGATGTGGTAGCTGTCCCGGGTAATCCCCTGCCCCTTCGAGATGTCGCAGGACAGCTTGGCCGAGGCGTCGATCTGCCCCGCCGGGAAGCTCGACTGACTGGCGAAGCCGCCGTGCTCGATGCCCACCGTGAAGTTGTTCGAAGACGTGCCGCTGACCCCGCACTCCACGCCTCCATTGAGGGAGCAGTCGTAGGTGGCCCCCACGTGCCAGCCGCGATCCGACTCGCGGACCAACTGAGAGACCTCGCTGCCGCTCTCGTTCACCACGTAGTGCGCCGAGACCCCCGATGCCGAGTCCACCAACCAGCCCCAGCACCCCGCGTAGGCGCCCTCGCAGGTGTGGATGACGATCATCGAGATTTTGGTACCCGCGGGCCGGGCGTTGTAGTTCGGCGAGGGGCGCCAGATGGCGGGCGCGTAGTCCGGCCCGGCCGCCAGCGCCCGGGCCATGGGCAGCGCGAACTTCGCCTCCACCTGCGAAGGCATGATGGACGCGGTCACCTGTCCATCGGCGCCCTCGGCGAACACACCGCTGCGCAGCGTGGAGTAGACCTCCTTGTGAATGTACTCGGCCTGCGCGCCGGTATCGGTGATGCCACTGAGGCGCGCCACCGCGGGCGCCCAAGCCCCCACGTCCGCGCGCTCCACCTTCAGCTCGTCCGCATGCGCCGACAGCAGCGCCGCGCCCGCGCGGATGTTGGCCAGCGCATCGTCCCGGACCGCCTCGGCGGAGACACCCGCCAGGGCCGCCCCGCGCTCCAGCGCTGCTCCCCGCAGGGCCATCACACCGTGGGCGGCGGGCATGCCGTCGAACTCCTCTTCACCCCGCACCATCTGCCAACGCGTCTCGGTGTAGGAGATGGCCTTGAGCAGATCAACCGGGACGTTGAATTCGCGGGCCGCCCGCTCGAAGAGCGGATCCAAGGGCCCCACTCCGCCTCGGTGGACCGCCTCTCCCGCTGCGTCCGCGAAGGCTCCGGAGGGAGCCTGCACCGGCTCTGGGGTATCAGGACCCTGCTCGGGTCCACAGGCGGCCAGGGACAGGGCTGCGGCGGTCGCCGCGAGCGCATTGCGCAACGTGTACATACCAACTCCTCTGGACGGGGGGGCTGCGGGTTCAGGGTGCCAAGGGGGTCTGCTCAGCATCCCCCGTGCCAACGGGGCGCCGCTCCGAAGGCGCGCGGGAGAAGGCCGCCCCCACTGGAGCATGGATGCTCCATCTGTCCTGATTTCAGACAAAACGCCCTAAGCGCATCTCGGAGGATTTGCGAGCCTTACCCCACCATGGCGCTCACCTCGTCGGTGAACGCGTGCTCGTCCTCGGCGTGCAGCACCAAGGGCGGCAGCACCCTCAGGTCCGCGCGCCCTCCCTTCACCGCGTGAAGGAGCACCAGCTTCGCGGGGCGCTCGGCCCGGGGGTGCACCATGCGCACCGTCTTCGGCTCCAGGCGGTGCTCCCGCAGCACCGCCACCAGCTCCGCGAACCGCGCCGCCGGATACACCAGGGACAGCCCTCCCCGAGGCGTCAGCAGGTGCCGGGCCGCGCGCGCCACATCCGGCAGCGAGCACGCCACCTCGTGCCGCGCGATCGCCCTCTCCATCATCACGCTGCTCCGCCCCGTCGCACAGGCCCGGTACGGTGGATTGCACAGCACGTGGCAGAAGCTCCCCGCGGCGAAGAGCCGTGACACCTGTCGCAAGTCTCCCTGAACCAGGGTCACCTGCTGCTCACAGCGGTTCAGGTACACGTTGCGCTCGGCCAGCGAGTACAGCCGCGGCTGCAACTCCAGCCCCGTCACCTCCCGAAGCCCCAGGCGCTTGGCCAAAACGAGCGGGATGATGCCGCTGCCCGTGCCCAGATCGATCAGCCGTCCCCGGTGCGCCCCCGCCTCGTAGACGGCGAAGTGCGCCAGCAGGATGGGATCCAGCGAGAAGCGGTAGCCCGCGCGCCGCTGGAGCACCTGCACTTCTCCCCCACAGATGGCATCCAGCGTCTCCCCCGGACCGGGCTGCAGGGCGAGCCGCACGCTCTGGGGAAACTCCAGCAGGTGTCGTGGCGACGGAAGCCTCACCGGCAAAAGCTTAGGCTTCTGGATCCAGGAACAGGAGGCCCGCGGGCGGCAGGGGTTCAACGCGCAACGTGCGCGGGGGCAACGTGGCCGCCGCTTCCATGACCGCCCTCACCTCCCACACGGGGGGAGGGTTGAGCGCGAAGCCTGCCTGGAAGAGTCCGGACTCCACCCCTTGGACCAACCCCTCGAGCGCTTGGACCGGGAAGACGTGGGGATGGCCTGCCTCCTCCGGGTCTCGGATGCCCAGCACCGTTCTCAGCACCAGCGAGTTGAGCAGCGCCAGGTCCAGGCTGCGCAGCGTGGGGTTGCGTGGCGCACCTTTCAGGTGTGCCAAATCCAACCCTTGCCGGAACCGGAGAATCTTCCCACGCCCCTCGGGCAGCACGAGCAGCACGGCGTGGTGGCCGGAGATGAGCGTGGCCAGCCGCTCGCGCGCGATGGCCAGCCCCCGCGGTGAGGTCAGCGGCTCGTCCAAGTCATAGACGCGCGCATAGGCCGCGACGAGCGTGAGGAAGGTCTCTTCCTTGAAGGTCTCCACGCCCTTGAGCGCCCGGTGGATGGGCTCCAGCTGGAGGCCCGGCTCGGACAGGGGCACCACCGCGGCCAGCGCGGGCCTGTGGCCATCCAGCGCCGCCAGGGGGCGAATGGGCGCCTCATCGAGGACGGCCTGGATGCGCTTGGACACCGGCGAGTTCTCGATGCGCCGCAACACCACGTGTGAGCGGTCAAGGGCGCCCTCCCACACCAGGCTGCCCCGCTCGGCGGCCTCGGCCAGCAGGCCCCGCAGAATGCCGTGGTCATCCGCGGCCAGGGCCACGGAGGGCTCCGCGCACCAGGACCGTGGGCGGTAGGGATCGTGCTCGAGCGGCAGCGCGGCGTCCGGCGTCAGCGAACACAGCAGGAAGCGGACCGGAGGGCCTCCCAGCACCCCGGCCGGGCTTTGGAGTTCCACGACGTACAGCGCGGGCCGCGGATCCTTGAGGACAGCCCCCGAGGTGCGCCATCGGCCCAGCTCGGCATCCGGATTCGGTGCCTCGAGCAGTGACCGAACGTGAGAGGGGTGAGGAACACCCCGGGAGTGGGCCCCATCGGTTTCCAGACGGGAACCCAGCGTGGACAAGAGAGCGGGAAACGGAAGGACTCGAGCCATACGGGGTGAAGGTGGGGCTGACCGCTCCCTCCTGCCAGCCCACTTGGCCGTCCGCTCTCCAGGGGAGCTACCACCAGACGTTCTTGTAGGGCTTCTTCCGGGACGACGAGGTAATGGCGGTCCGGTCCACGCTCTCCTCCCACAGCAAGCTCACCGTGGTGATGGCCCCCACGGAGCCGAGGAAGGACAGGACATAGGGGGTGGGCTGATCGAACCCTCCCAGCACCAGTCCGGACAGCAGGAGCACCACGGCGCCCACGCCGCCTCCAAACAGGTCCGCGCGGAGGATCTGTCCCGCGGTCGGATTGTATTGCATCGTCGCGAGCGCCAGCGCCCCGGCCCCGATGCCCGGGGCAATCAGCAGGGTGTCCGTCCACGTCTTTCCGCTGACATCCGACCCGGAGAAGTGGACGATGGCCAGCAGCAGCGCGCTG
Protein-coding sequences here:
- a CDS encoding YkgJ family cysteine cluster protein, encoding MSHPDEGSSAVSTLCQHCGLCCDGNLFDHVPLREAEVDTMRRLSLTMVTRKDGSPALAQHCTALKGRVCTAYADRPEGCRRYHCTLFSALAEGEVSLNEALSVVGEAHARIQAVEAVLPAPGADAPQAVLQRARREDLVENGGPLSDQSREMWTRAEDWLDRHFRGRQRRR
- a CDS encoding YeiH family protein, with protein sequence MIPHPLPSPSMGRPERWSAGHLLVPLGAALSLLPFISTGVALVAGGLVALTMGNPYGERTRRAMPLLLSVAVVGLGAGMDLRGVARVGAQGLLVTLASISVCLLLGTVLARTLGVSRRVGLLISVGTAICGGSAIAAVVPVLRPKEQEVSVALGTVFLLNAVALFAFPAAGHALGLDAGQFGRWCALAIHDTSSVVGAAMQYGPEALEVATTVKLARALWIAPLALALEAWQRRTSGPENLGKANKPWFILGFVMASALVTWVPPLQATGHTVAAVSKQLLVLTLFLLGTNLSRSTLSAVGVRPLVMGLILWGSMAGLSLGVLQK
- a CDS encoding DUF1015 family protein is translated as MARVLPFPALLSTLGSRLETDGAHSRGVPHPSHVRSLLEAPNPDAELGRWRTSGAVLKDPRPALYVVELQSPAGVLGGPPVRFLLCSLTPDAALPLEHDPYRPRSWCAEPSVALAADDHGILRGLLAEAAERGSLVWEGALDRSHVVLRRIENSPVSKRIQAVLDEAPIRPLAALDGHRPALAAVVPLSEPGLQLEPIHRALKGVETFKEETFLTLVAAYARVYDLDEPLTSPRGLAIARERLATLISGHHAVLLVLPEGRGKILRFRQGLDLAHLKGAPRNPTLRSLDLALLNSLVLRTVLGIRDPEEAGHPHVFPVQALEGLVQGVESGLFQAGFALNPPPVWEVRAVMEAAATLPPRTLRVEPLPPAGLLFLDPEA
- a CDS encoding tRNA1(Val) (adenine(37)-N6)-methyltransferase; its protein translation is MRLALQPGPGETLDAICGGEVQVLQRRAGYRFSLDPILLAHFAVYEAGAHRGRLIDLGTGSGIIPLVLAKRLGLREVTGLELQPRLYSLAERNVYLNRCEQQVTLVQGDLRQVSRLFAAGSFCHVLCNPPYRACATGRSSVMMERAIARHEVACSLPDVARAARHLLTPRGGLSLVYPAARFAELVAVLREHRLEPKTVRMVHPRAERPAKLVLLHAVKGGRADLRVLPPLVLHAEDEHAFTDEVSAMVG
- a CDS encoding N-acetylmuramoyl-L-alanine amidase; amino-acid sequence: MYTLRNALAATAAALSLAACGPEQGPDTPEPVQAPSGAFADAAGEAVHRGGVGPLDPLFERAAREFNVPVDLLKAISYTETRWQMVRGEEEFDGMPAAHGVMALRGAALERGAALAGVSAEAVRDDALANIRAGAALLSAHADELKVERADVGAWAPAVARLSGITDTGAQAEYIHKEVYSTLRSGVFAEGADGQVTASIMPSQVEAKFALPMARALAAGPDYAPAIWRPSPNYNARPAGTKISMIVIHTCEGAYAGCWGWLVDSASGVSAHYVVNESGSEVSQLVRESDRGWHVGATYDCSLNGGVECGVSGTSSNNFTVGIEHGGFASQSSFPAGQIDASAKLSCDISKGQGITRDSYHIVAHGRLQPYNRTDPGPNWPWTDYLNKVNAHCGGGGTTPSGLIIDSNNSNNDSAKGYIEVSANWVSSTNVGGYYGTGYFVAPTQAISDPATFWFYLPSAATKTIDAWWTSATDRSTSAPFIVSNAAGTQLANIKVNQQVNGGKWNTLGTWSFTAGWNKVQVSRWTGTGYQVVADAIQVR
- a CDS encoding LysR family transcriptional regulator, whose amino-acid sequence is MSPRLDPRRLETFRVVALSGQISAASRLLHLSQPAVTAQVRQLERDCGRPLLVRTARGVQVNEAGRALLEYAQRLHQLLEQAALAVAGEEALEGELVLAASTTVASYVVPELLASFLQVHRGLQVRLEVGNTAQVLGWVADGNVPLGLVEGHARAARIRLERYLEDELVPVVSSRAPEELLRIRTVDALQGVPLIWREPGSGTRAVLERALRKAGVRRGLQAGDLQLGSTEAIKGAVALGLGVGFLSRWSIQEELVSGRFQRLAIPGLRVDRAFSWVLPVDAPSGLAGHFLRHARAVPPQR